The following coding sequences lie in one Paraburkholderia largidicola genomic window:
- a CDS encoding carboxypeptidase regulatory-like domain-containing protein, producing the protein MNTFTKAGLVAIALVFAQSATSVAFAATNLPQLHQQGEVTYLSGGVGSDQSAALKDAMHDYPLVLEFTGATRQGNEYLADIPVHIADMHGKTLLNATSHGPFMLASLPDGRYKITARHDGKTQQRVVDVNASGHVRAMFVWPTQQEGSTS; encoded by the coding sequence ATGAACACATTCACCAAAGCAGGTCTCGTTGCCATCGCGCTCGTGTTCGCGCAATCCGCAACCAGCGTCGCTTTTGCGGCGACGAATCTACCCCAGCTTCATCAGCAAGGCGAGGTCACGTATCTTTCGGGTGGCGTGGGCAGCGATCAATCCGCTGCGCTCAAGGACGCCATGCACGACTACCCGCTCGTACTCGAATTTACGGGCGCAACGCGTCAGGGAAATGAGTATCTCGCCGACATTCCCGTTCATATCGCCGACATGCACGGCAAAACGCTGTTGAACGCGACCTCGCACGGACCCTTCATGCTCGCATCGCTTCCGGACGGGCGCTACAAGATCACCGCGCGCCATGACGGCAAGACCCAGCAGCGTGTCGTCGACGTCAACGCGTCGGGACACGTTCGCGCCATGTTCGTCTGGCCGACGCAGCAGGAAGGGAGCACATCATGA
- the petA gene encoding ubiquinol-cytochrome c reductase iron-sulfur subunit — protein MSADADASVDEARRRWMIATSVAGGIAGVAVVTPFVESFKPSASALAAGAPVTVDISRLQPGDMLTAAWRGKPVFIVNRTDAMLADVRAADQFVADPHTTRPFSMPLPPYCNNEFRSRAEHGNLLVVVGVCTHLGCTPSPRFQPGPQTSLPDDWPGGFLCPCHGSTYDLAGRVFKDKPAPQNLDVPRYRFESASHVVIGADEQGEA, from the coding sequence ATGAGCGCCGATGCCGATGCGTCCGTCGACGAAGCACGCCGTCGATGGATGATTGCGACGTCGGTGGCGGGCGGCATCGCGGGCGTAGCCGTCGTTACGCCGTTCGTCGAATCGTTCAAGCCATCGGCGTCCGCCCTGGCGGCGGGCGCGCCTGTCACAGTCGACATCAGCCGTCTGCAGCCCGGCGACATGCTGACGGCGGCATGGCGCGGCAAGCCCGTCTTCATCGTCAATCGCACCGACGCGATGCTCGCCGATGTGCGCGCCGCCGATCAGTTCGTTGCCGACCCGCACACGACGCGGCCTTTTTCGATGCCGCTGCCGCCCTACTGCAACAACGAGTTCCGCTCGCGTGCGGAGCATGGCAATCTGCTCGTGGTGGTCGGCGTGTGCACACATCTCGGCTGCACACCGAGTCCGCGTTTCCAGCCTGGGCCGCAAACGAGTCTTCCCGACGACTGGCCAGGCGGATTTCTCTGCCCATGTCACGGCTCGACCTATGACCTCGCAGGCCGCGTATTCAAGGACAAACCTGCGCCGCAAAATCTCGATGTGCCGCGTTATCGATTCGAGTCCGCAAGTCATGTCGTGATCGGCGCAGACGAACAGGGCGAAGCGTAA
- a CDS encoding M23 family metallopeptidase: MPFPAFVAPSARSGKVILVCAVSSVCAALIFSPNRAKHAADQDDAAGAQSASLNREAVDTTRHAQPASPASAVEAAPQPVVRSATVKSSFAEAAQRLGLDSRTTALLAHAFSGEIDFHRDLKPGNTISLVVDPPEAEATAQAPSTTPLAVRIATGTTSHDLFLYRNLDGKPFYYTKDGASTTPTFTRYPLAYERVSSDFALHRLDPVTHRWQSHDGVDLAAPAGTPVHATARGTVAFIGRQTGYGKVVVLRNPPPYQTVFAHLSRFAKGLHRGAQVHRGQVIGYVGSTGWATGPHLHYEVHVDSVPKDPLTVALPGNNPLDATERAQFAKDADRLAALL, from the coding sequence ATGCCCTTTCCCGCATTCGTTGCGCCGTCGGCGCGTAGTGGCAAAGTCATTCTGGTGTGCGCCGTCAGCTCCGTTTGCGCAGCATTGATCTTTTCGCCGAACCGCGCGAAGCATGCCGCCGATCAGGATGACGCAGCGGGCGCGCAATCCGCTTCGCTGAACCGCGAAGCCGTCGATACGACGCGTCACGCGCAGCCTGCATCGCCTGCCTCTGCTGTTGAAGCCGCGCCGCAACCCGTCGTCAGATCGGCGACCGTCAAGAGCAGCTTTGCGGAAGCGGCGCAGCGTCTCGGTCTCGACAGCCGCACCACGGCCTTGCTCGCGCACGCGTTCTCCGGCGAGATCGACTTTCACCGCGATCTCAAGCCGGGCAACACGATCAGCCTCGTCGTCGATCCGCCGGAAGCCGAAGCAACGGCGCAAGCGCCTTCCACCACGCCGCTCGCCGTGCGCATCGCAACGGGCACGACATCGCATGATCTGTTTCTCTATCGCAATCTGGACGGCAAGCCGTTCTATTACACGAAGGATGGTGCAAGCACGACGCCCACCTTCACGCGCTATCCGCTCGCCTACGAGCGCGTGTCGTCCGATTTCGCGCTGCACCGGCTCGACCCCGTCACGCACCGCTGGCAAAGCCACGACGGCGTCGATCTCGCCGCGCCCGCCGGCACGCCCGTTCATGCGACGGCACGCGGCACGGTCGCGTTCATCGGGCGGCAGACGGGCTATGGGAAAGTGGTCGTGCTGCGCAATCCGCCGCCGTATCAGACCGTGTTCGCGCACCTGTCACGCTTTGCGAAGGGCCTGCATCGTGGCGCACAGGTGCATCGCGGCCAGGTGATCGGCTATGTCGGATCGACAGGTTGGGCAACGGGTCCGCATCTGCACTATGAGGTGCATGTCGATTCCGTGCCGAAGGACCCGTTGACGGTCGCGCTTCCGGGCAACAATCCGCTCGATGCGACCGAACGCGCGCAGTTCGCAAAGGACGCCGACCGTCTCGCCGCGCTGCTTTGA
- a CDS encoding serine hydrolase, translating to MLKLHLFLTLLLIASLLPAIAHAKRAAFKPAVQARAAIVVDMTTGRTLYAKHADERRPIASLTKLLTAMVTLDAKRPMIKPLRVTDADVDRLKWSRSRLPVHSLLLRSTLLHIALMSSENRAAFALSRDYPGGRPGFVRAMNHTAQRLRMTRSHFVDPTGLSPHNVSTARDLTRLVRAAYRYPVIRQYSTAHQKLVLGGDGPLIYRNTDPLVHRASWHVGLQKTGFTNEAGHCLIVVTMVRGHPVLIVVLGAPNAQAHFQDAVALRRWLMTAQR from the coding sequence GTGCTGAAACTTCATCTGTTCCTCACGCTTTTGCTGATCGCGAGCCTCTTGCCCGCGATTGCGCACGCAAAGCGTGCCGCCTTCAAACCCGCCGTACAGGCACGCGCTGCTATCGTCGTCGATATGACGACGGGCCGTACGCTCTACGCGAAACACGCCGACGAACGCCGGCCCATCGCCTCGCTGACGAAGCTGTTGACAGCGATGGTCACGCTCGACGCAAAACGCCCGATGATCAAACCGCTGCGCGTCACCGATGCCGACGTCGACCGGTTGAAATGGTCGCGCTCGCGCCTGCCCGTTCATTCGCTGCTGTTGCGCAGCACGCTGTTGCATATCGCGCTGATGTCGTCGGAAAACCGTGCGGCCTTTGCGTTGAGCCGCGACTATCCGGGCGGGCGGCCAGGCTTCGTGCGCGCGATGAACCACACGGCGCAGCGCCTGCGTATGACCCGCAGCCATTTCGTCGATCCGACGGGCCTGTCGCCGCACAACGTATCGACGGCGCGCGACCTCACGCGGCTCGTGCGCGCCGCGTACCGCTACCCCGTCATCCGCCAGTATTCGACGGCGCACCAGAAGCTGGTGCTGGGCGGCGACGGTCCGTTGATCTACCGGAACACGGACCCGCTCGTGCATCGCGCGTCGTGGCACGTCGGGCTGCAGAAAACCGGCTTCACCAACGAAGCCGGACACTGCCTGATCGTCGTCACGATGGTGCGCGGCCATCCCGTGCTGATCGTCGTGCTCGGCGCCCCCAACGCGCAGGCGCACTTCCAGGACGCCGTCGCTTTGCGCCGCTGGCTCATGACGGCGCAGCGTTAG
- a CDS encoding LysR family transcriptional regulator → MDRIDAMKVFVATLDEGSLAGASRRLGRSPAAVSRAIAFLEAHVGSPLLHRTTRTIKLSEAGERYAAACRRILTDLEEADLLVAAERSAPRGLLNITAPVAAGQDMLRSILDDFIDEYPAVSVRLHMLDRPVSLVDEGIDVALRIAHLPDSTLIAIPVGEVRRVVTASPRYLSKHPQIREPADLEQHQIISMTHFGVDSWSFPSAEGSTVAQVVHFSPRLIVNSIDAAVASAVEGRGVTRMFSYHVAQQVKDGQLRIVLRDSEHAPLPVHLLTPHGRLSVPKVRAFVDFATPRLRRHFKQLQRITDAH, encoded by the coding sequence ATGGACCGCATCGACGCAATGAAGGTGTTCGTCGCGACGCTGGACGAAGGCAGTCTGGCGGGCGCGAGCCGCCGGCTCGGCCGTTCGCCCGCCGCGGTGAGCCGCGCCATTGCCTTTCTCGAAGCGCACGTCGGCTCGCCGCTCCTGCACCGCACCACGCGCACCATCAAGCTCAGCGAGGCGGGCGAACGCTATGCCGCCGCGTGCCGGCGGATCCTGACCGATCTGGAAGAAGCCGACCTGCTGGTGGCGGCCGAGCGCTCCGCGCCGCGCGGCCTGCTGAACATCACCGCGCCCGTCGCCGCGGGGCAGGACATGCTCCGCTCGATCCTCGACGACTTCATCGACGAGTACCCGGCCGTGTCGGTGCGCCTGCATATGCTCGACCGCCCCGTCAGTCTCGTCGACGAAGGCATCGACGTCGCGCTGCGCATCGCGCATCTGCCCGATTCGACGCTGATCGCGATTCCCGTCGGCGAAGTGCGGCGCGTCGTGACGGCGTCGCCGCGCTATCTGTCGAAACACCCGCAGATCCGCGAGCCAGCGGACCTCGAACAGCATCAGATCATTTCGATGACGCACTTCGGCGTCGACTCGTGGAGCTTCCCGTCTGCCGAGGGCTCGACCGTCGCGCAGGTCGTCCATTTCTCGCCGCGTCTGATCGTCAACAGCATCGACGCCGCCGTGGCGTCCGCCGTCGAAGGGCGTGGCGTCACGCGCATGTTCTCCTACCACGTCGCGCAGCAGGTGAAGGACGGACAGCTGCGCATCGTGTTGCGCGACAGTGAACACGCGCCGTTACCCGTTCATCTTCTGACCCCGCACGGGCGACTCTCGGTACCGAAAGTGCGCGCTTTCGTCGATTTCGCCACGCCGCGTTTGCGCCGGCATTTCAAGCAGTTACAGCGCATCACCGACGCACATTGA
- a CDS encoding SDR family NAD(P)-dependent oxidoreductase, which produces MGAEQKVVIVTGASQGIGAGLVKAYRDRNFRVVATSRSIKPGDDPDIATVQGDIADAKTAQQVVAIALERFGRIDTLVNNAGIFIAKPFDAYTPEDYDAVMATNVNGFFHITQRVLSEMKKKRSGHVVNITASLVDRPRAGLPAAMAALTKGGLNAVTRSLAIEYAPLGIRVNAVAPGVIKTPMHPRERHEALARFHPIGHLGEVTDIAEAVLYLESAGFVTGEILHVDGGSNVGS; this is translated from the coding sequence ATGGGTGCCGAACAGAAAGTGGTGATCGTCACGGGCGCGTCGCAAGGCATTGGCGCGGGACTGGTCAAAGCGTATCGCGACCGCAATTTCCGCGTCGTCGCGACGTCCCGCTCGATCAAGCCAGGCGACGATCCTGACATCGCCACCGTGCAAGGCGACATCGCCGATGCGAAGACCGCGCAGCAGGTCGTCGCGATCGCGCTGGAGCGTTTTGGCCGGATCGATACGCTGGTCAACAACGCCGGCATTTTCATCGCGAAGCCCTTCGACGCCTACACGCCCGAAGACTACGACGCCGTCATGGCGACCAACGTCAATGGCTTCTTTCATATCACGCAGCGCGTGCTGTCGGAGATGAAAAAGAAACGCAGCGGCCATGTGGTGAACATCACGGCGAGCCTCGTGGACCGGCCGCGCGCTGGACTGCCCGCAGCGATGGCCGCGTTGACCAAAGGCGGGTTGAACGCCGTGACGCGATCGCTGGCAATCGAATATGCGCCGCTGGGCATTCGCGTGAATGCCGTCGCGCCCGGCGTCATCAAAACGCCGATGCATCCGCGCGAACGCCACGAAGCCCTCGCGCGCTTTCATCCGATCGGGCATCTCGGTGAAGTGACGGATATTGCGGAAGCCGTGCTTTATCTGGAATCGGCGGGTTTCGTGACGGGCGAGATCTTGCACGTCGACGGCGGCAGCAACGTCGGTTCCTGA
- a CDS encoding YbfB/YjiJ family MFS transporter: MQDAAIRITKPPTFNIARGTVAGASASLVGIGLARFAYTPLLPAIIDAHWFAASTAAYLGAANLGGYLAGALLGGYLAKRANATHVLRVMMLLATIAFVACAFPLSFSWFFVWRFASGLSGGALMVLAAPTVLAHVPPSRRGLVSGAIFAGIGLGIAASGTIVPLLLREGVTQTWLGLAAIALLLTLAAWNGWPKHDTPAHAAPTHHTKHRKHSGFTLRALYAEYALNAIGLVPHMLFLVDFVSRGLGKGLDTGAQYWVLFGLGAIAGPLLSGHLADRAGFGPALRVAFVIQIVAVALPLIGTSPPLLIVSSVLMGASVPGIVPLALGRVNELLAHHPAAQKGAWSTATTGFAVLQAGAAYGMSFLFTQNGGNYQMLFAIGAAALALALSLDLFAALRGDPKNS; encoded by the coding sequence ATGCAGGACGCAGCGATCAGGATCACGAAGCCACCCACCTTCAACATTGCGCGCGGCACTGTGGCAGGCGCGAGCGCGAGTCTCGTCGGGATTGGCCTCGCGCGCTTCGCGTACACGCCACTGCTGCCTGCCATCATCGACGCGCACTGGTTTGCAGCATCGACGGCCGCATATCTCGGCGCAGCGAACCTGGGCGGCTATCTGGCGGGCGCGCTGCTCGGCGGCTATCTCGCGAAGCGCGCCAATGCGACACACGTATTGCGAGTGATGATGCTGCTCGCGACGATTGCCTTCGTCGCGTGCGCGTTTCCGCTGTCGTTCTCGTGGTTCTTCGTATGGCGCTTCGCGTCGGGTCTTTCGGGCGGCGCACTGATGGTGCTGGCTGCGCCGACCGTGCTCGCGCATGTGCCGCCGTCGCGCCGCGGCCTGGTGAGCGGCGCGATCTTCGCGGGCATCGGCCTTGGCATCGCGGCATCCGGCACGATCGTGCCGCTGCTGCTTCGCGAAGGCGTCACGCAAACCTGGCTCGGCCTCGCAGCGATTGCACTGCTGCTGACCCTTGCCGCATGGAACGGCTGGCCGAAGCATGACACGCCGGCTCACGCAGCGCCCACGCATCATACGAAGCACCGGAAGCACAGCGGCTTCACCTTGCGCGCGCTGTACGCGGAGTACGCGCTCAACGCGATCGGCCTCGTTCCGCACATGTTGTTTCTCGTCGATTTCGTGTCGCGCGGTCTCGGCAAGGGGCTCGATACGGGCGCGCAATACTGGGTGTTGTTCGGCCTCGGCGCCATCGCCGGTCCGCTGTTGAGCGGACACCTCGCCGACCGCGCGGGCTTCGGCCCTGCGCTGCGTGTCGCGTTCGTGATCCAGATCGTCGCTGTCGCTTTGCCGCTGATCGGCACGAGCCCTCCTCTGCTGATCGTGTCCAGCGTGCTGATGGGCGCCTCGGTGCCGGGCATCGTGCCGCTCGCGCTCGGCCGCGTGAACGAACTGCTCGCACATCATCCTGCCGCGCAAAAAGGCGCATGGAGCACGGCCACCACCGGCTTCGCAGTGTTGCAGGCGGGCGCTGCCTACGGCATGTCATTCCTCTTCACGCAGAACGGCGGCAATTATCAGATGTTGTTCGCGATCGGCGCGGCGGCGCTCGCACTTGCGCTGTCCCTCGACCTGTTCGCCGCGCTGCGCGGCGACCCGAAGAACAGTTAA
- a CDS encoding MFS transporter gives MNQPTTTVAMRTAPEVASPGYTERNQQHWMRNLFVCVFGSFTTLVSLSMLLPFLPLYVKQLGVESQAEVIQWSGVAFGATFLGTAVTAPLWGRLADRYGRKPMLIRAAVGMAVVMSLIGMAHNVYELVGLRLIAGLVGGYASASTVMVGTQAPRERAGWALGLLSTGALAGALVGPLIGGFLPGWLGIRGTFFAGGAVIAVAALLTIFVVKEDFRPATDSKRKAASGATAAHSTRTHYAVIGALLATAMMVLLANMSIEPVITVYVGSLGVGPDQLARIAGVVMACSAFGSMLTAARLGALADRIGGWNVIIGCLIVTGLVMLPQAFVHQWWQLAALRALMGMSLAGLLPAIAKLARHAVDESKTGQMLGYLQSAQFSGQVIGPVIGGQIAVHFGMHSVFFVTGSLLVVCAGFAQWARGR, from the coding sequence ATGAACCAGCCCACGACCACCGTTGCGATGCGCACCGCGCCGGAAGTCGCCTCACCCGGCTACACGGAGCGCAATCAGCAGCACTGGATGCGCAACCTGTTTGTCTGCGTATTCGGCTCTTTCACGACGCTTGTCAGCCTCAGCATGCTGCTGCCGTTTCTGCCGCTCTATGTGAAGCAGCTCGGCGTCGAATCGCAGGCGGAAGTCATCCAGTGGTCCGGCGTCGCGTTCGGCGCAACGTTCCTCGGCACGGCCGTCACCGCGCCGCTGTGGGGACGTCTGGCCGACCGTTATGGCCGCAAGCCGATGCTGATTCGCGCCGCCGTCGGCATGGCCGTGGTGATGTCGCTGATCGGCATGGCGCACAACGTGTACGAACTCGTCGGCCTGCGTCTGATCGCGGGTCTGGTGGGCGGCTACGCGTCGGCATCGACCGTCATGGTCGGCACGCAGGCGCCGCGCGAGCGCGCCGGCTGGGCGCTCGGCCTGCTGTCGACGGGCGCGCTCGCAGGCGCGCTGGTCGGACCGCTGATCGGCGGTTTTCTGCCGGGCTGGCTCGGCATCCGCGGCACGTTTTTCGCGGGCGGCGCGGTGATCGCCGTGGCGGCGCTGCTGACGATCTTCGTCGTCAAGGAAGACTTCCGCCCCGCTACCGATTCGAAGCGCAAAGCCGCCAGCGGCGCGACGGCCGCGCACTCGACTCGCACTCACTATGCGGTAATCGGCGCATTGCTCGCGACGGCCATGATGGTGCTGCTCGCCAACATGTCGATCGAGCCGGTGATTACCGTGTACGTCGGCAGCCTCGGCGTCGGGCCGGATCAACTGGCGCGCATCGCGGGTGTCGTGATGGCGTGCTCCGCGTTCGGCAGCATGCTGACGGCAGCGCGGCTCGGCGCGCTCGCGGACCGGATCGGCGGGTGGAATGTGATCATTGGTTGCCTGATCGTTACGGGCCTCGTGATGCTGCCGCAAGCGTTCGTTCATCAATGGTGGCAGCTGGCGGCGCTGCGCGCGTTGATGGGCATGTCGCTCGCGGGCCTGTTGCCCGCCATCGCGAAGCTCGCGCGCCATGCCGTGGATGAAAGCAAGACGGGTCAGATGCTTGGCTATCTGCAATCCGCGCAGTTCAGCGGACAGGTGATCGGCCCGGTGATCGGTGGACAGATTGCCGTCCACTTCGGCATGCATTCCGTGTTCTTCGTCACCGGCTCGCTGCTGGTGGTGTGCGCGGGGTTCGCGCAATGGGCGCGCGGACGCTAA
- a CDS encoding antibiotic biosynthesis monooxygenase family protein — MFIAMNRFKVALGSESAFEEVWTTRDTHLKDVPGFIEFHLLKGPQRDDHVLYSSHTVWANRPAFEAWTQSDAFRAAHRNAGTETRALYLGHPEFEGFEVLQTVK, encoded by the coding sequence ATGTTCATTGCAATGAACCGGTTCAAAGTGGCGTTGGGTTCGGAAAGCGCCTTCGAGGAAGTATGGACTACGCGGGACACGCATTTGAAGGACGTGCCCGGCTTCATCGAATTTCATCTGTTGAAGGGACCGCAACGCGACGACCACGTGCTGTATTCGAGTCACACCGTGTGGGCGAATCGCCCGGCGTTCGAGGCGTGGACGCAGTCGGACGCGTTTCGCGCCGCACACCGGAATGCGGGGACCGAGACGCGTGCGCTCTATCTCGGGCATCCGGAGTTCGAGGGATTCGAGGTGCTTCAGACCGTCAAGTGA
- a CDS encoding enterotoxin — protein sequence MHAGPPVFQTQDDRYAFGNSAIALHWTIADRSLCDVSLVDRAHERTSVIDAPFVLTFADGRTLDAASLRLVAPLREEALPANPDALRKAERVAGTRVIATLGDNERRLRVEWSVEQREDSRYLRQCLSITALSQDEQIASVSLLHAQTSDARKAGDLAAVPIIDGNLYLGLELPMSEAEVRDGVARFTVSRALPLEKGKTLAYSTVAGVFREGQLRRDFAVYIERERARPYRPFLHYNSWYDIGFLTTYTQNQAIERIHAIGHELHEKRGVQLDSFLFDDGWDDYSGNWSFSPAFPDGFLPLKDATARYGAEPGVWLSPWGGYGPPRTERVTRGRAAGYETIGDGFPLSGPKYYRRFHEVAMDLLTRHGVNHFKLDGTGNANTVVPGSRFNSDWDAAVELIEAMRRVKHDVFVNLSTGTLASPFWLRHVDSIWRDGADYGFAGTGSDRERWITYRDAQTYRNVVCRSSLFPLNSLMLHGIIYAQENTRLNSDPTHAFPHEVQSYFGSGTQLQELYVTPSLLDEHDWDVLAQAARWARANADVLSDCHWIGGAPDELEIYGWAAWTPSKAIVTLRNPDDRANDFVLDLRTHLELPDGVQGPFSARFPFFDREANVPTLWSADRPQAIRLDPFQVLTIELSPISSGGL from the coding sequence GTGCACGCGGGCCCTCCCGTTTTTCAGACGCAAGACGATCGTTACGCGTTCGGCAATTCCGCGATTGCGCTGCACTGGACGATTGCCGACCGCTCTCTATGCGATGTTTCCCTGGTCGATCGCGCGCACGAACGCACGTCGGTTATCGATGCACCGTTCGTTCTCACCTTTGCCGATGGCCGCACGCTTGACGCAGCCAGTTTGCGACTCGTCGCGCCGCTGCGCGAAGAAGCACTGCCTGCGAATCCAGATGCGCTGAGGAAAGCCGAACGGGTTGCTGGAACACGCGTCATTGCCACGCTCGGTGATAACGAGCGTCGTTTGCGTGTCGAATGGAGTGTGGAGCAGCGCGAGGACTCGCGCTATCTTCGTCAGTGTCTGTCCATTACTGCGCTATCGCAGGACGAGCAGATCGCGTCTGTTTCGCTATTGCATGCGCAGACGTCCGATGCAAGAAAAGCCGGCGACCTCGCAGCCGTGCCGATTATCGACGGCAATCTCTACCTGGGCTTGGAGCTTCCGATGTCGGAAGCCGAGGTGCGTGACGGCGTTGCCCGCTTCACCGTAAGCCGCGCGCTGCCGCTCGAAAAAGGGAAAACGCTCGCTTATTCGACAGTCGCCGGTGTGTTTCGCGAAGGCCAGTTGCGCCGCGACTTCGCGGTCTATATCGAGCGCGAACGGGCGCGTCCCTACCGTCCGTTTCTGCACTACAACTCGTGGTACGACATCGGCTTTCTGACGACGTACACGCAGAATCAGGCCATCGAACGCATTCACGCCATCGGCCATGAACTGCACGAAAAGCGCGGCGTGCAACTCGATTCCTTCCTGTTCGACGATGGCTGGGACGACTACAGCGGCAACTGGTCATTCAGCCCTGCGTTTCCCGATGGTTTCCTGCCTTTGAAAGACGCCACCGCGCGATATGGCGCCGAGCCTGGCGTCTGGTTGTCGCCATGGGGCGGCTACGGGCCGCCGCGAACGGAACGCGTGACGCGTGGCCGTGCAGCCGGATACGAGACCATTGGCGACGGATTCCCGCTCTCGGGCCCGAAGTACTATCGCCGCTTCCATGAAGTTGCGATGGATCTGCTCACGCGGCACGGCGTCAATCACTTCAAGCTCGACGGCACGGGCAACGCGAACACGGTCGTGCCAGGCAGCCGCTTCAACAGCGATTGGGACGCGGCTGTCGAACTCATCGAAGCAATGCGCCGCGTCAAGCACGATGTGTTCGTCAATCTCTCGACAGGTACACTGGCGTCGCCGTTCTGGCTGCGCCATGTCGATTCGATCTGGCGCGACGGCGCGGATTATGGTTTTGCCGGCACAGGCAGTGATCGCGAGCGCTGGATCACGTATCGTGATGCGCAAACGTATCGGAATGTCGTGTGTCGAAGTTCGCTGTTCCCACTCAATTCGCTGATGCTTCACGGCATCATCTACGCACAGGAAAATACCCGTCTCAATAGCGATCCCACTCATGCATTTCCGCATGAAGTGCAATCGTATTTCGGCAGCGGCACGCAATTGCAGGAACTGTATGTCACGCCGTCCCTGCTCGATGAGCATGACTGGGACGTGCTCGCGCAGGCTGCCCGCTGGGCGCGCGCCAATGCTGACGTACTGAGCGATTGCCACTGGATCGGCGGCGCGCCGGACGAGCTTGAAATCTACGGATGGGCTGCGTGGACGCCATCTAAGGCGATCGTCACATTGCGCAATCCGGATGATCGCGCGAACGACTTTGTGCTCGATCTGAGGACGCATCTCGAACTGCCGGATGGTGTTCAAGGCCCGTTCTCCGCACGCTTTCCGTTTTTCGACCGTGAGGCGAACGTGCCGACGCTATGGAGCGCGGACCGCCCGCAAGCGATTCGCCTCGATCCATTTCAGGTTCTGACGATCGAATTGTCACCAATATCATCTGGCGGCCTATGA